In Centroberyx gerrardi isolate f3 chromosome 20, fCenGer3.hap1.cur.20231027, whole genome shotgun sequence, a genomic segment contains:
- the pax2b gene encoding LOW QUALITY PROTEIN: paired box protein Pax-2b (The sequence of the model RefSeq protein was modified relative to this genomic sequence to represent the inferred CDS: deleted 1 base in 1 codon), translated as MDIHCKADPFSAMHPRHGGVNQLGGVFVNGRPLPDVVRQRIVELAHQGVRPCDISRQLRVSHGCVSKILGRYYETGSIKPGVIGGSKPKVATPKVVDKIADYKRQNPTMFAWEIRDRLLAEGICDNDTVPSVSSINRIIRTKVQQPFHPSPDGTSLSTPGHTIVPSTASPPVTSASNDPVGSYSINGILGIPRSNGEKRKRDDDGSDGSGPNSDSQGSVESLRKHLRADAFTQQQLEALDRVFERPSYPDVFPTSEHIKPEQANEYSLPALNSGLDEVKPSLSSSANPDLGPSVSQSYPVVTFIHPSSLCIKQEPYEASMAPFTPSSSSSSSSSSSSSLAGLGLADLRPCHPAFSLEAPVLSYPPGPPGPHGPPIHSQYACQPMLAGRDMANTTLPGYPPHVPPTGQGSYPTSTLAGMVPGSEFSGNPYSHPQYTTYNEAWRFSNPALLMPHREAPPLPLLPLPMTVTSYHGNQINLQDHGLSLHIAPV; from the exons ATGGATATTCACTGCAAAGCAGACCCCTTTTCAGCGATGCACC CTC GGCACGGAGGTGTGAACCAGCTCGGCGGGGTGTTTGTGAACGGCAGACCCCTCCCGGACGTGGTGAGACAGCGGATCGTGGAGCTGGCCCACCAGGGCGTCCGGCCCTGCGACATCTCCAGGCAGCTGCGGGTCAGCCACGGCTGCGTCAGCAAGATCCTGGGCAG ATACTACGAGACTGGCAGTATAAAACCAGGGGTGATTGGTGGGTCTAAACCAAAAGTGGCCACTCCGAAGGTTGTGGATAAAATAGCAGACTACAAGAGACAAAACCCAACCATGTTCGCCTGGGAGATCAGAGACAGACTGCTGGCAGAGGGCATCTGCGACAACGACACTGTTCCCAGCGTCTCGTCAATTAACAG GATCATCCGAACAAAAGTCCAGCAGCCTTTCCATCCATCTCCTGACGGGACGTCCCTGTCGACGCCAGGACACACCATAG TACCAAGCACAGCCTCTCCGCCTGTAACTAGCGCCTCCAATGACCCCGTTGGGTCCTACTCCATCAATGGGATTCTGGGTATTCCACGATCAAATGgcgaaaagaggaaaagagatgacg ATGGTTCAGATGGTTCTGGCCCAAACAGTGATTCTCAGGGTAGTGTGGAGAGTTTACGGAAACACCTGAGGGCAGATGCCTTCACTCAGCAGCAGCTGGAAGCTTTGGACCGGGTCTTTGAGCGCCCGTCGTACCCTGACGTCTTCCCCACATCGGAGCACATCAAACCGGAACAG GCTAATGAGTACTCGCTCCCTGCCCTGAATTCCGGCCTGGACGAAGTCAAGCCCAGTTTATCCTCTAGCGCCAACCCAGACCTGGGCCCCAGCGTGTCGCAAAGCTACCCTGTAG taA ccttcatccatccatcctcactCTGCATTAAGCAAGAGCCATATGAGGCTTCCATGGCTCCtttcaccccctcctcctcctcctcctcctcctcctcctcctcctcctccctggcaGGTCTGGGCCTTGCGGACCTC AGGCCCTGCCACCCTGCCTTTTCATTAGAGGCACCAGTCCTTTCATACCCCCCTGGCCCCCCCGGCCCCCATGGCCCCCCCATCCATAGCCAGTATGCTTGCCAGCCTATGCTAGCAG GTCGAGATATGGCCAACACAACCTTACCCGGGTACCCCCCTCACGTTCCCCCTACAGGCCAGGGCAGCTACCCAACTTCCACGCTCGCTGGAATGGTTCCTG ggaGCGAGTTTTCGGGGAACCCCTACAGTCATCCACAGTACACAACCTACAACGAAGCTTGGCGATTCAGCAACCCAGCATTACTAA TGCCGCATCGAGAGGCTCCGCCCCTCCCACTGCTGCCACTGCCTATGACCGTCACTAGTTACCATGGAAACCAAATCAACCTGCAGGACCATGGCCTCAGCCTCCATATTGCCCCGGTGTGA